DNA from Coffea arabica cultivar ET-39 chromosome 10c, Coffea Arabica ET-39 HiFi, whole genome shotgun sequence:
tattataacgaTTTAATATATGTAAGATTAAAAAAATGATGAGAAATATGTTCACAGAAAACGCAAAAAATTTTCGGTAGAaaactacaatccaaacacCTACGTCcttcatttgaaaattatagAAACCTCCCTCTTGTTTGGTAGACTAAATCAGAAACCTTTGCTAGTATTAACTTTCTAATTGGAGTAAAATGACATCCCACAAAATATTTCCATATGATATTTAAATTTCCCTTTTCAATAATAGCAAGACAAGAATAGCATTTTatgtttaccaatttttttgGACTAACTATTGCATTTTCCACCAACATGGAATGAGGCTAGGAAACAAAGGTTTAGGCATATATATGTAGATTTTGAGACAATAAGTACAATGCACACATTACCTAGGCCACCTCCTTTTAAATAATATCTATTGTAGAAATGCGGTACTAGAAAATCCATAAGGGaacaaaattttggtgtaaataactagagagagagacaaaggaGAATTGGCAGCTGGTGCTTGAATGGGGTTGTCAATGGAATGTCTGATGTAATAGTGTTAAACTTTGGAGTATTACAGATGTAGTAGGAGCTCTTCTCCATTGTAAAGCTGAATTTGCATATCAATAAAATGATAGTTTccttgctaaaaaaaaaaaaacttgagaaatttttttgccTTAGCTCACTTTGTTTTTTCAATTGTACTTTGCCCTTGACAACTATCATGGTCTAATAAATCTCATGTTTGGTTATGCTTTTTCGAGATAATAATTAACTATTTAATTTAAGTCTGTTTCTACAATGCATTCGACAAGAGAATAAGAGGAAATGTTTTAtagcaaaacacaaaagtaggAAAGATGACCAAAGGCCCAAAAGAAAAGTaccaaaagaaaagagtgaagaAAAAGATGCAAATTTGTTCGCATGCACTTATCACCTATAGTGATATGTGGAGAGCACATGGAAGGGGGGTCTTCACTATTACAAAATTAAGATGAGGGGTCCCTAACTTTTCTAAAACTACTTGTTATGAGAAAATAGATTGCTGCATCCTTTTGTGTATAATTGAAAATAGGAAGTAATTTTAGTTAGGTGTATAATCATCGTAAATATTCAATTACTATCTATAAGAATGTATGTTAATTTTTAAGTATATATTATAGCATTTGATGAATACTATTAGATTATATGAATTcatgtataaaaaaaattaaaaaaatagaatGGTAGTTGTACGTTTAGAATGTGAACAAATTTAAGAGAATATTGGTTATATTTCTTTAAAAGAAATTAGTAATGGACAGCGTAAAACACTAGtttaatatataattaaattgtGTTAGAATGGTAGAGGATTAGAAATGAATGATTAGAGAAATTTTAATAATGTACAATTTTGATCTAGAGAGTAGTGGGTTATTCAAATTTGATATGGGATTTGTTTCTAATAATTTTACAATTACAtgtacaataaaaaaaatgcaaaaaaaaagtgACCAATGTATATTAATACCATATATTAAATCCTAAAATTTTTAATGCAAGTGGCATGCAAAGTTTCAAATTGGGACGTTACACTTACCTTTCAAAGACACAGGTGGTGTATTCCAACAACCATTCGTACGTCTCTCTTTAGTCAATATCAATCAAAAggtctttttcttttaatacaAGAATGGTTCCAATTGATACAGTTGTGTCACAAAGGTGAGAAATTTTTGCGACACTGGAAAAGAACAGTTATCAACTATGAAATGCCAAAAGTTAAGCATTCAAACAAGAATTATTAGAAATATCGCCTGAGAATGGGTCCAACTCCAACCAGCATCGCTATAGTAGTAAATATTTGTCCGGGTTGGGCCGTGAGTTTTTAAGTGTGTGCGTGTGTTGTTTGTGGTCCCTGAGGGCTAAAGCCTTCTCCATCCATGAAAAGTGATTTGGCCATTTCTAGTTTAAATTAGTGCAATTTGGGATCCCTGTTGGAGTCAATAGAAATGATTGCACTTGGgcgatttcaaatccaaaccaaCCTTTCCAAAAGCAAGTTTATGCCTTCTTTAGTGGAGGGGCCAAAAAAACTGAAAGTAGTTCTTTGTCCAATATTCACACTCTTTTCTTAATTGATGGAATAATATAGATTTAAGTTTAGAGGGATTTAATGACTCTCTTTTTCCTCTGTCATTTTTCCCCCTCTTACAAAATGGCAAAAAAGTAGCCAATTGATGATGGAATGACATAATCTTGTTGGccctttttttggggggggggggggaggtggGAGATGGAAGGAGTAAGGATTTAAAGTTTCAAAGAATATTGTGAGCTCTTTTATTAAGTCAATTGTGCAAAACTCAAACCAAAAAttgtttatgatttgaaaaaagctttatatattttttccctttctttcaaGAAGAATCAATAATAGTTCTCCACTTATCCCTCTTAAGAAAGTCATAACTTAATTAGAATCTTTGGAGGGGGGAAGGGGGTGGGGAGAATGCGTTGGATGATACAGAAGAGGGAGCGCGAATGAAAGATACTTGGTTCTAAATCTCTCACTTATACTAACAAAGATTTAATTAGAATTGCATGTGTTGAAAATGAAATAGACATCTAGACGTGATAACCCCTTGACAACTCAGGTGAACCGTCGATTGCAGGTTGTTCGTGTCTAAAGCTAAACTTACGTCTAAAGTGTTTCTAAGATTCTATTTCTGCCAACAGTGGTGCCAACATAGCAATTTTGTAGTAATAATTAAGTCAAGATGGAAGATTCTATCACCACTGAAACCTCAAACCTTTGGGTCACTAATTCATAAGCCGTAAGTTGGGATTCCACATctactaaaataacaaatttgTAGTAATAATTAAGTCAAGATCGACTATTCTATTTCCACCAAAGCTGCAAATCTTTGGAGACACTAATTTATAGGTTGTAAAATTAGCTCAGGAATGACAACGGGCGCTGCCCCGCTGTCCACTAATTTCCCTGTCCCGCCCCTTGTCCCTGCTCCCCCGCCCCACCCCTGCAGGGCACCCCACGAgactaataaaaatttattatataatttcatcacagttaaattttagcaaataataaagtattaaaatatcagcatatcatcaagttattattcattgtaattttacaattgaagtTCATAAGAACAATCAAATAAAAGTTATTTAAAtgcaatccaacatgatgaaacaaatacaattaaagtagtcaagttttcacttttgacacAAACACAATCATCAAGGctttattgtgttttttttttttttacaaaaaaagtatttttgtgttaagtgtaattagtaatttagtataaaatatattagtaaatttagcataaaatatattagtaaatttagcataactaattaataatttttattagtagACGTGTATACTTATTAGTATCAATTACTATAgtacatatactaatatacattatataatacttataactaataatatcattattataagtttataactaagtaaattaaatattatatatataattatatacatagatttatttatttaatttttttaactgGTGGCGAGACAGAGGATGGGCGACTCCCCCGCCCAGTTTCTCCCCATTAGCCTCGCGAGCACCCACTTCAATTGCAATCCCTAATTTGTATTCCCTTACAAAACATTACAGGAGTTCCAGCTCCACATATGATTGTAACCGGCCAGCCTTATTTCACACCGTTCTATTTCTTTAATGTCTAAAATTTCTTTGATATCAAATGAAATAATCACCAACAAATCCACCAATTAGGCAGAAGAGTCCACTTCAATGTTCaacctacctttttttttttttttttaaacgggAGGATTCGAACCCGAGACCTcttgcttacactccctcctcccgtaccacccaaccccaCCCCCCAATGTTCAACCTACCTATTAAGCAACAAATCAAAGATAAGGTCAAACATTACCAACAGAAAGGTAATACAAAGTCAATAAACTCCTCTTCCTCGATTAActagaacccaaaaaaaaaaaaatgctccaCGCCACACGTGTCCCATATCCAACCGATTATCTCAACATTTTAAATTGGGATAATTTGAGAAACCTCCCCGTGAGATTTCTATCAGTTTTACTTAACACACTTGAAGTTTTAAATATATCACTTGCCTCCCCTAActtcaaatttttgaaacattctcaaccaaatccaaattataagaTTAAAATACACATTttaggaaagagaaaataatTTCTTTCCAACAATGCCTTTTTTGTGTTGCCTTACTTTTTTGAACTATAATTATAAGAATCTAATATTAAAAATAAGGACAAAAAATATGAACATACAAATTTTCTAGATGAACAAAATGTAGTAACCGCAATCATAAGTAATATACTTTTTTAAGTACAAACAAATAATAGAAGTTTATTTAACATGTtttcaaaatgcaaaataatttttttctttaggATTTGTCTATTTGGTACTCTAAGGTCACATAGTAAGAAATAAACCCGAtatgattgttattattattttttttgataaaagcgtagatttcttttcacaaaaGTGTTGCAATTCAGGTGTGTTAGCTATGATTTTGAAACTTCAATGTTGGACCTACCTTTATTTAGTTATAAGCTTATCGTGTGCCCTTAGATTACCAAATAAGAAaaatctttctttttatttaaaatattttgattgaattaaataattttttatgaaaTGTTTAGaatctttaatttttatttatctagatgaatggcttcaaaatttagAAGAGGAAGCAAAATTAAAAttacatttaaaaattatttgagatatttagaaggtaaaaaaaattattttctacaTCTTTACAATATTACAAATAGTTTTTACATGCTTtgttaattatttataatttgTCTATTTTAAATTTTGTCTCTAAATTATAAATAAGATTTGGTAAAGGACATCTCAACCCAAAACttataaattttcattaaagaacaAATCTATGAAGTTTTCAACTATCAAGAGATTTTAAATTGATTCATCATTACAACTAAGGAATCACAACAAAAAGGTAACTTTAGAATGaaataattttctctttcctaaaCATAGTACTTTAGTCATATAATTTGAATTTAGATTGAGAATGTTATAAACATTTAAAATTAGGGGAGTTAaacaatatttttaaaattttaaggggttaagtgaaattatcagaaacctcaggTGAGGTTTCCTAAATTATCccttttaaattaaatttatgtACGTCAGTTAGTTTTTGCCGTTTACTTTCACCGTCCCAATTTTCCCGGCATTTAGCATATGGCTGACGTGTCAAGTTCCCATTAGCTACCGCAGCTCACGCGGTTCAATGCGTGTTGCAAACGGATCCCAAAGTTCACAAGTGCAAGTTGATAAGCAGACACAAATTTCTTTGCCTTATAACCCATCGTGCCTATATATACCCCTCGTGATCAATTTTTCAAGTGCCCCTGCCTCTCTTCATTTCATTTGACTTTTTCTGAAGGTTGTAGCCTCTGTTTCATCAGCTCTGCAATCATCCTTTTCCATTAGATTCTTGGTAAgtttttctgtttattttctGCTGAATTCAACAGGGCTCTAACCATTTTAGCATTTCTTCATCTGGGCCTTCTTATTTTTGGCTAACTATATCTTGATTTGCATGTTGGCCATTTTGCAGAAAAGAATTTGCTTCTACCTTCTAGTTACTATCAAGATTCAATTTTTCTGACAAGGGTCCTTGATTTTAGGTGAGCTCGTAGCTGTTCTTTCTGAAAAATTGTGACTTTTTCTTGATGTTTGAAATGTTGGCTTATACGCGGTCTATTTTAAGGAGGCAATTTGTTAATTTTGTGCCTGCAATTTTGCATGTTTTGCCTTTCTGCTGAAAAACCCTGTGTGTATGTTATAGTTGTTTCaagtttcatttttccaagaagGACCCTTGCTAAGGTGAGTTTTTAATGGCCATTTCTTGAAATTACATTATTTGATGTGGATGATTTCGTCAAGAATTGTTTTTGTTGGTATTGTTGGATGacttaattttgataaaattttgtgGCAAGTGAAGATTTTTGTTGGATTGATGGCGGTGAAGACAAATGGATTTGTTGAAGGGTGTTTGCCTGAGGAATTGTTGAAGTTGCTGTTGACTCTGGCTTCAACTTGGACAGATGTAATTGATGTGAATGCCTTTAAGGTGATTCCACTGACGGGGGCCATGACTAATGAGGTTTACAGGGTAACTTGGCCTACAAAAAGCAAAGATAATACAAGAACTGTTTTGGTTCGTGTTTATGGTGAAGGTGTTGAACTTTTCTTCAACAGGGATGAGGAAATCAGGACTTTTGAGTGTATGTCCATCCATGGTCATGGACCTAGGTTGCTCGGACAGTTTTCTGATGGAAGAGTTGAAGAGTTCATTTATGCTAAGGTTTGTTGAACTTTGTCTAGAGCTACTTTGAAGCTCATACTTTTTTTCCGAGTTTGTAAAGAATTAGAGCTATGACCGGAAATTGTTACAGTTATGATAGCTAATTGAAAGATAATGTTATCTATCTGATGCAAGTCTGATTTTGTTGCTAGTTCTGCACTTTTAAAGATCTGGAAGCCCTACACACCGGTAAAAGACTTTGACACTTGTCAGCAGTAttaaatctaaaatttaatGCTAAAATCTAGCATTTTCTATTGGAAAGTGTTTTAAAGCATCTCTGATTGTGTAGATGCTTAAATAGCATCTCTGGACTGCAACCTGATCGCAATAATTATTTGTGCTGTTCTGATGAGCCCAGAAAGATAGATTAGTTTTTGCTTGACTCTAATAGCTGTAGTATGTGGAGCTTTTACCAACCTGGCTCATTATTTTggcaaaattgactaaataggAAAAGTGAATAGGTTGGCAGTGACTTAAATTTTCAGGACCTGTATGATTACTGGTTTTTGGAATTACTTTAACTAATTGAGTATCGTAAAGCAGTAGACCGTAGCCTGACACTTTCGTCTTGCTAATCTTTCTTCCTTAAATGATGGTTTGCTGATCTAAGTGCTCTGCTCAATTTCTCTTGGACTTTCAGACTCTATCAGCTGCTGACCTCCGTGACCCTGAAATTTCTGCTCTCATAGCAGCCAAATTGAAAGAATTTCATAAACTTGATATGCCTGGTTCAAAGAACGTTGTGCTGTGGGGCAGAATGAGGTATTACCTGACTACTTAAAATTGCATATAGGGCTTTAGAAAAAGAAGTTCCTCTATTACTGATATTTCTTGTTCCTCAGAAACTGGCTAAGGAAAGCCAAGAGTTTGTGTAACCTAGAACATGTGAaggagttttggttggagaagttagaaaaagaaattagcatACTGGAAAAAGAGCTGTCCCAGGATAACCAAGAAATCGCTTTTTGTCACAATGACCTGCAATATGGTAACATAATGATTGATGAAGAGACCAGATCAATTACATTCATCGTAAGTGTCTGCTTTGGTTTCTGCACTATTTTACTTCTTTTTATAGCCAATCTTAGTTTTATTTCGAATTTGGACCCTGTTATTTGTAATTGGGTTTTTCTGAGTTTTTATGTGGTGCTTTGTGGGAAGTCGTCAAGGTTCTTTTCAGGGATATcaattaaatgaaaattttcttttaactgAACGTTAGATGACTGATATCTTGCAAAGAAGTAATTACATGTATGAAGTTAAGTGCAATGAAACTTACCATGCTAATC
Protein-coding regions in this window:
- the LOC113714570 gene encoding probable choline kinase 2; protein product: MAVKTNGFVEGCLPEELLKLLLTLASTWTDVIDVNAFKVIPLTGAMTNEVYRVTWPTKSKDNTRTVLVRVYGEGVELFFNRDEEIRTFECMSIHGHGPRLLGQFSDGRVEEFIYAKTLSAADLRDPEISALIAAKLKEFHKLDMPGSKNVVLWGRMRNWLRKAKSLCNLEHVKEFWLEKLEKEISILEKELSQDNQEIAFCHNDLQYGNIMIDEETRSITFIDYEYSSYNPIAYDIANHFCEMVADYHTDTPHILDYNKYPGLEERQKFVREYLSSAGHEPTDAEVKQLTINVEKYTLANHLFWGLWGIISAYVNNIDFDYMGYARQRFQQYWLKKTKILDIPVDSLLCETNDSAAELKI